One Nostocoides sp. HKS02 genomic window carries:
- a CDS encoding site-specific DNA-methyltransferase, translating into MDKLKMHSPDLTQRNIDAIADLFPAVVTETLDADGNPLRTIDFDALRQELTDHVVEGPRERYQLDWPGKRAAAFAANAPIAKTLRPVRDESVDFDTTRNLFIEGDNLDALKLLQESYLGKVKLIFIDPPYNTGHDFVYDDDFAESSADYLERSGQWSDVGERLVANAESNGRFHSDWLSMMYPRLKLARNLLAEDGAIFISIDDNEAANLRRLCDEVFGEQNFVANVVWRSKDNSNNDAKRFSLDHNHILVYARSAAWIPERISDQSKQGHFRNPDSDPRGPYFDGNPLNSPNYRENLVYTLTSPQGIAIAPPKNGWRWSREAMQEKIASGEIRFTPDGTGIRRRTYLADMKGLPPSTLWIDLDRTGHNRQAKYELLKLMPEDVFDTPKPVRLIRFILELAAADRDSVVLDFFAGSASTADAVMQQNAADGGSRRYIMVQLPEPCAPDSEAAKAGFASIADIAKERLRRSGAQIAAGLGLEAAGFDRGFRVLRVDTTNMAPVLHAPDQTAQPALADLANSVKPDRTPQDLVFQVLLDWALDMSEPVVTEEVYEREILSVADGALVACFADDITSAVVKEIASRHPLRAVFLDAGFASDAARINAEQIFREVSPETEVRAI; encoded by the coding sequence GTGGACAAGCTCAAGATGCATTCGCCAGACCTCACCCAGCGCAACATCGACGCGATTGCCGATCTCTTCCCCGCGGTCGTCACCGAGACCCTCGACGCGGACGGCAACCCCCTCCGCACTATCGACTTCGACGCGCTCCGCCAAGAACTCACCGATCACGTCGTCGAAGGACCGCGGGAGCGCTACCAGCTCGACTGGCCCGGCAAGCGCGCCGCCGCCTTCGCCGCCAACGCGCCGATCGCCAAGACACTGCGGCCGGTGCGCGACGAGTCGGTCGACTTCGACACCACACGCAACCTCTTCATCGAGGGCGACAACTTGGACGCACTGAAACTTCTCCAGGAGTCGTACCTCGGTAAGGTCAAACTCATCTTCATCGACCCCCCGTACAACACTGGCCACGACTTCGTGTACGACGACGACTTCGCGGAGTCTAGTGCGGACTACCTGGAGCGATCTGGCCAATGGTCGGACGTCGGAGAGCGGCTCGTCGCGAACGCGGAGTCCAACGGGCGTTTCCACTCAGACTGGCTCAGCATGATGTACCCGCGCCTGAAGCTCGCGCGCAATCTCCTCGCCGAAGACGGAGCCATCTTCATCTCAATCGACGACAACGAGGCCGCGAACCTTCGCCGGCTCTGCGATGAAGTCTTTGGTGAGCAGAACTTCGTAGCGAACGTCGTCTGGCGTTCGAAGGACAACAGCAACAACGACGCTAAGCGGTTCTCGCTGGATCACAATCACATCCTTGTTTACGCGCGCAGTGCGGCGTGGATACCGGAACGGATCTCCGATCAGTCGAAGCAGGGGCACTTCCGGAATCCTGACAGCGACCCGAGAGGCCCGTACTTCGACGGAAACCCGCTAAACTCGCCTAACTATCGCGAGAACTTGGTCTACACGTTGACGTCGCCGCAGGGGATTGCGATCGCGCCTCCCAAGAACGGCTGGCGCTGGTCACGTGAGGCCATGCAGGAGAAGATTGCGTCGGGCGAGATTCGCTTTACACCCGACGGAACCGGCATTCGACGGCGAACCTACTTGGCCGACATGAAGGGGCTGCCACCGTCCACACTGTGGATCGACCTCGATCGCACCGGTCACAATCGTCAGGCAAAGTACGAGTTGCTCAAACTCATGCCAGAGGATGTGTTTGACACTCCGAAGCCAGTTCGACTGATTCGATTTATCCTGGAACTGGCTGCTGCGGACCGTGATTCCGTTGTTCTCGACTTCTTCGCTGGGTCGGCGTCGACGGCTGACGCAGTCATGCAGCAGAACGCTGCGGACGGAGGCTCGCGCCGCTACATCATGGTGCAGCTGCCGGAGCCGTGCGCTCCCGACAGCGAAGCTGCGAAGGCTGGCTTCGCCTCTATCGCAGACATCGCGAAGGAGCGGTTGCGCCGGAGTGGGGCGCAGATCGCTGCCGGGCTCGGCCTTGAGGCTGCAGGCTTCGACCGGGGGTTCCGCGTGCTCCGCGTGGACACAACGAACATGGCTCCTGTGCTGCACGCGCCCGACCAGACCGCGCAACCTGCCCTCGCGGACCTTGCGAACAGCGTGAAGCCCGATCGCACGCCGCAAGACCTGGTCTTCCAGGTGCTTCTCGATTGGGCCCTCGACATGAGCGAGCCAGTCGTAACCGAAGAAGTCTACGAGCGAGAGATTCTGTCGGTCGCCGATGGCGCGCTCGTCGCATGCTTCGCCGATGACATCACTTCCGCCGTCGTCAAGGAGATCGCCAGTCGGCATCCGCTGCGCGCCGTGTTCCTCGACGCGGGTTTCGCCAGCGATGCCGCGCGTATCAACGCTGAGCAGATCTTCCGCGAGGTGTCTCCCGAGACCGAGGTAAGGGCGATCTGA